The Flavobacterium faecale genome has a segment encoding these proteins:
- the odhB gene encoding 2-oxoglutarate dehydrogenase complex dihydrolipoyllysine-residue succinyltransferase: MILEMKVPSPGESIKEVEIATWLVQDGDYVEKDQAIAEVDSDKATLELPAEASGIITLKAEEGDAVAVGAVVCLIDTAAAKPAGDAPAAAAPVAEAPKATPAPAPVAAPAATYATGTPSPAAKKILDEKNIAPATVLGTGKGGRITKDDAVNAVPSMGTPTGGSRGQERTKLSMLRRKVAERLVAAKNETAMLTTFNEVNMTPINNIRNEYKDTFKAKHGGVGLGYMSFFTKAVTRALQLYPDVNSMMDGDHKIAFDFADISIAVSGPKGLMVPVVRNAENLTFRGIEAEIKRLAIKARDGQITVDDMTGGTFTITNGGVFGSMLSTPIINPPQSGILGMHNIIERPIAVNGKVEIHPMMYVALSYDHRIIDGKESVGFLVAVKEALENPMELLLDNNPKRAFEL, from the coding sequence ATGATTTTAGAAATGAAAGTTCCATCACCAGGGGAATCTATTAAAGAAGTTGAAATCGCCACTTGGTTAGTACAAGATGGTGACTATGTTGAAAAAGATCAAGCAATTGCTGAAGTAGATTCAGATAAAGCAACATTAGAATTGCCTGCAGAAGCAAGTGGTATCATTACCCTAAAAGCAGAAGAAGGTGATGCAGTAGCAGTAGGAGCAGTAGTTTGCCTTATTGACACAGCAGCAGCAAAACCAGCAGGTGATGCGCCAGCAGCGGCAGCTCCAGTAGCTGAAGCGCCAAAAGCAACTCCTGCACCAGCACCAGTTGCGGCACCAGCAGCGACTTATGCTACAGGAACTCCATCTCCAGCAGCTAAGAAAATATTAGACGAAAAAAATATTGCTCCAGCAACAGTTTTAGGAACTGGAAAAGGAGGAAGAATTACTAAAGATGATGCAGTAAATGCTGTTCCTTCAATGGGAACTCCAACAGGTGGAAGCCGTGGACAAGAGCGTACTAAATTGTCTATGTTGCGTCGTAAAGTAGCTGAGCGTCTTGTAGCAGCTAAAAACGAAACAGCAATGTTGACTACTTTTAACGAAGTAAACATGACACCTATCAACAATATCCGTAACGAATACAAAGATACCTTCAAAGCAAAACACGGTGGTGTTGGTCTTGGATATATGTCTTTCTTTACCAAAGCGGTAACTAGAGCATTACAATTGTACCCAGACGTAAACTCTATGATGGATGGTGATCACAAAATCGCTTTTGATTTTGCAGATATCTCTATCGCAGTTTCTGGACCAAAAGGTTTGATGGTTCCTGTAGTGCGTAACGCAGAAAACTTAACTTTCCGTGGAATTGAAGCTGAAATCAAAAGATTGGCTATCAAAGCACGTGACGGACAAATCACTGTTGATGATATGACAGGTGGTACATTTACAATCACTAACGGTGGTGTATTTGGATCGATGTTGTCTACTCCAATTATCAACCCTCCTCAATCAGGAATTTTAGGTATGCACAATATTATTGAGCGCCCAATTGCTGTAAACGGTAAAGTAGAAATTCACCCAATGATGTACGTGGCACTTTCTTATGACCACAGAATCATTGATGGTAAAGAATCAGTTGGTTTCTTGGTAGCGGTTAAAGAAGCTTTGGAAAACCCAATGGAATTACTTTTGGATAACAATCCTAAAAGAGCATTTGAATTGTAA